In Banduia mediterranea, a single genomic region encodes these proteins:
- a CDS encoding homoserine dehydrogenase — MSDPIRVGLLGLGTVGQGVVRVLQRNAEEIARRAGRPIVISRASARDPNKARDCDLSQVAIEADPMRVVTADDVDLVVELIGGETPAFVLIGEAIRRGKPVVTANKALVAERGNELFELARGAGTMIAYEAAVAGGIPIIKSIREGLAANRVLSVVGIINGTCNYILTQMSLRGIDFGTALTEAQQLGYAEADPTFDVEGVDAAHKLTILASIAFGIPLAFERVACEGIARIQSQDIELAKALGYRIKHLGVAKRGMDGVELRVQPTLIADDQLLAKVDGVLNAIVVHGDAVGRTGYYGRGAGGEATASAVIADLVDAVRSLDTPPQHRVPYLAFQPDAIAPMEVLPLEKIESAYYLRVCVADEPGVLRSITSILAELDISVEAIIQKEPRAAEDAVVAIITSVVQEARFNEACARIEALPSVRSGFSRLRVEHFDS, encoded by the coding sequence ATGAGCGACCCGATACGCGTCGGCCTGCTCGGGCTGGGAACCGTCGGCCAGGGCGTGGTTCGCGTGCTGCAACGCAATGCCGAGGAAATTGCACGTCGCGCGGGGCGGCCGATCGTGATCAGCCGCGCCTCGGCGCGCGATCCGAACAAGGCGCGTGACTGTGATTTGTCGCAGGTCGCGATCGAGGCTGACCCGATGCGCGTGGTCACTGCCGACGATGTGGATCTGGTGGTCGAGCTGATCGGCGGCGAGACGCCCGCCTTCGTGCTGATCGGCGAGGCGATCCGCCGAGGCAAGCCGGTGGTCACGGCCAACAAGGCGCTGGTGGCCGAACGCGGCAACGAGTTGTTCGAACTGGCACGCGGTGCTGGCACCATGATCGCCTACGAAGCCGCCGTGGCTGGCGGCATCCCGATCATCAAGTCGATCCGCGAGGGCCTGGCTGCCAACCGCGTGCTGTCGGTGGTCGGCATCATCAACGGCACCTGTAACTACATCCTCACGCAGATGAGTCTGCGCGGCATCGATTTCGGCACCGCGCTCACCGAAGCGCAGCAGCTCGGCTACGCCGAGGCCGATCCGACATTCGACGTCGAGGGCGTGGACGCCGCGCACAAGCTGACGATTCTCGCCTCGATTGCCTTCGGCATTCCGCTGGCCTTCGAACGCGTGGCCTGCGAAGGTATCGCCCGCATCCAGTCACAGGACATCGAGCTGGCGAAGGCACTCGGCTACCGGATCAAGCATCTCGGCGTTGCCAAGCGCGGAATGGACGGCGTCGAACTGCGCGTGCAGCCCACGCTGATCGCGGACGATCAGTTGCTGGCCAAGGTCGATGGCGTGCTCAACGCCATCGTCGTACACGGCGATGCGGTTGGACGCACCGGCTACTACGGACGCGGCGCCGGCGGTGAAGCCACCGCATCCGCCGTGATCGCCGATCTGGTCGATGCGGTGCGCAGCCTCGACACGCCGCCGCAGCACCGCGTGCCCTACCTCGCGTTCCAGCCGGACGCGATCGCGCCGATGGAGGTGCTGCCGCTGGAGAAAATCGAGTCCGCGTACTACCTGCGGGTGTGCGTGGCCGACGAACCGGGCGTGCTGCGCTCGATCACCTCGATTCTTGCGGAGCTGGACATCAGCGTCGAGGCGATCATCCAGAAGGAGCCGCGCGCCGCCGAAGACGCGGTGGTGGCGATCATCACCTCGGTGGTGCAGGAAGCCCGCTTCAACGAGGCCTGCGCCCGGATCGAGGCCTTGCCGTCGGTACGCAGTGGCTTCTCGCGCCTGCGCGTCGAACACTTTGATTCGTGA